The Armatimonadota bacterium genomic interval GGCTGGCGGTGTACACCGGCCCGGCCGCGCGCGGCCGGTGGGGGCGGGGTGATCCGGCCGCAGGCACGGCCCAGGGCGCGGGCCGGGCCGTTGCGGGTGGTGCTGGCCGGCGGGGGAACCGGCGGCCACATCTATCCGTTGGTCGCCGTGGCAGAGGCTGCGACAGGTGCGGCGGAGTTCTTGTTCGTCGGCGGAGGGGCGATGGAGGCACATCTGGTGCCCCCTACGGGCATCCGGTTCGAAGCGGTCCCGGTGGGTGCAGTGGTGGGCAGGCGTCCGGACCGCGCGGCCGCATCCTTGCTGCGCACGGCCGTCGGCGTGTGGAAGGCGATCGGGCTGTTGCGGCGCTTCGGCGCGCAGGTCGTGGTCTCGACGGGGGGCTACGCGGGGTATCCGACCGCGCGCGCTGCGGGCTATGCGGGTGTGCCGCTGGTCCTGATCGAGCCCAATGCCGTCCCGGGGCTGGCGAACCGAGCGTTGGGACGCCGTGCGCAGCGCGTGTGCGTGGCCTTCGCGCACACCGCATCGGCGTTTCCCGACAACGCGCTGTGGACAGGCGCCCCGGTGCGCGCGTCGCTGAGGTCGGGTGACGCGCAGCGCGCCAGGCAGTTCTACGGCCTGGAGGCGGGCCGCCGTACGGTGCTGGTCATCGGCGGCAGCCAGGGTGCCGCTTCGGTCAACCGCGCGACGCGTCGGGCGGTTGAGATCCTTTGGGAGCGGGGCGATCTGCAGATCCTCCACCAGACGGGCACCGCGCGGGCCGGTCTCGCGGAGCAGAGCGCAGCGCCGCTGCAGGTGTCCGAACGCCGGCCGGCGTCCAGCGACCGTGGCCTGCTGTACCGCCAGGTCGAATACCTGGACCCGATCGCTGACGCGTACGCCCTGGCCGATCTGGTCGTCGCGCGCGCGGGCGCCGTGACCTGCGCGGAGCTCACCGCCCTCGGGCTGGCGGCGGTGCTGGTCCCCCTGCCCCACTCCGCCGGGCACCAGGTCCACAACGCGCGGGCATTGGAAGACGCCGGTGCGGCGGTCGTGCTCCCAGACCCCCAACTGACGGGCGAGCGACTGGCCGGTGTGATCTCGGAGCTGCTGGCCGACGACGGCAGGCTGGCGCGCATGCGGGAGGCGAGCCGTGCGTCGGGCCGGCCGGATGCCGCATTCCGGATTTGGGACGCAATCCGGGCGGTGGCCCAGCGCGGCAACTCCGGAGGCTGAAGTGGAAGCTGACCTGACGCGGAGTGCCAAGACCCCCACAGCGGCCGCCGGCCACCTGCACTTCGTCGGGATGGGCGGCGCGGGCATGTGCGCCCTTGCCGAGGTGCTGCTGCGCCGGGGTAGGGCCGTCAGCGGGTGCGACGTCCGCGACTCGGGTGTGCTGCAACGGCTGCGGGATCTGGGTGCGCGCGTGTGGGTGGGCCACGACCGCGACCACCTGGAAGGCTGCGCGGGGGTCATTGCCTCCCGCGCCGTCTCCCCGGACACCGCGGAGATCGCCGCCGCGCGCGAGGCGGGGCTGCCGGTCTGGCACCGCGCCCAGATGCTCGCTGAGATCCTCGCGGGGGAACGTCTGTCGGTAGGCGTCGTCGGCACGCACGGCAAGACGACCACCGCCGCCTTGCTGTCCGCCGCGCTCACCGGCGCGGGTCACGACCCGACCGCGCTGGTGGGTGCCGAGGTCCGCGAGTTCGGCAGCCACGCGCGCGTGGGCTCCGGTCCGGCGGTGGCGGAGGTCGACGAGAGCGACGGATCGCTGGTCTTCGTGCGCGTCCACTCGACCATCCTGACGAGCCTCGATCTGACCGACCACGCCGACCACTATGGAGACGTGGGAGCGCTGCTGTCCACGTTCCGCCGATTCCTCGCTGGCCTGGACCCCGGCGGCTTCGCTCTGTTGTGCGCAGACCATCCCAACGTGCTGCGGCTGCGCGAGGCCGTGCCGTGCCGGGCGATGACGTACGGGCTGGACCGGGGGGAGTTCAGCGCGCGCGTGATCGAACGGACGGGCGTCCGGTCGCGGTTCGCCTTCCTGGCCGGAGGCCGCGAGCTGGGAGAGGTGCGCCTGCGCCTGCCCGGACGGCACAACATCACCAATGCGGTGGCGGCCCTGGCCGCCGGGCTGCACATCGGCGCGGGCTTCGCTCCGATGGCCCAAGCCCTCGGGTGCTTTCGGGGCGTGCGCCGCCGGTTCGATGTCCACTGCGAAGCACCCCTGGTGGTCGACGACTACGCGCACAACCCCGTCAAGGTGCGGTCGTTTTTGCGGGGCCTGCGCGAGGGCTGGCCGGAGGCCCGCATCGTCGCCGTGTTCCAGCCGCACCGCTATTCCCGTACCCGGACGACCCACGCGCAGTACGCGCGGGCCTTCGATGACGCCGACGAGCTCATCGTCACCGAGATCTACCCGGCCGACGAGGCTCCGTTGCCGGGCGTGAGCGGCCGCCTGATCGTCGACGCCGTGGCGCCGCACCGCCCCGTACGGTGGATCCCCGAAATCGAAGACGTCCCGGCGGCGATCCTCCCCACGCTGCGTCCGGGCGACGTCGTGGCAACCATGGGTGCGGGCGACATCTGGAAGGTGGCCGAGTGGATCGCGAGCGGGCTCCGCTCACGGGGTTAGCCACGGGGGGGTCGGTGGCGGAGGCGTCCGTCCGAGCGCTGCGCGAGGCCTGCCGCGACGTGCGGCTCGGGGAGGTGCTGGCACGGCACGTCTCCTTCCGGATCGGGGGTCCGGCCGACGTGCTCGTCGTGCCCCGGTCCCTGGACGAACTCCGCACCGTCCTACGCGTGCTGTACGCGACGCAGGAGCCCTTCGTGGTCCTCGGCCGGGGATCCAACGTGCTGGTCTCCGACCGCGGTGTGCGCGGCGTCGTGGTGAAGGTCGGACACGGAGTGGACCGCGTGCGCTGGGACGGGGTGCGCGTGGTTGCCGAAGCCGGCACCGGCCTGCCGCGCCTGGCGCTCCGTGCGGCCGACCGCGGGCTCGCCGGATTGGAGTTCGCCGCCGGCATCCCCGCGTCCGTCGGTGGGGCTGCAGCGATGAACGCCGGCGCCCACGGGCACAGCATGGAAGAGGTGATCCGTTCGGTCCGCGTCTTCGGACCGAACGGAGAACGCACCTGGACGTCCGCCGAGATGGAGTTCGCCTATCGGACCAGCCGGCTGCAGCGTGACCGTGCGGTTGCGCTCGAGGTCGAACTGGAACTCCGGCCGGACGATGCTGCCTCGGTCCGGTCGCGCATGGAGGCGTGGTTGCGGCAGCGCGCCGCGACGCAGCCGATCGGCCCGCCGTCTTCCGGTTGCATCTTCCGCAACCCGCCCGGCGACGCCGCCGGCCGCCTGATCGATCTGGCCGGCGCCAAGGGCATGGCCTCGGGTGGCGTGCGCGTGTCTGAGGTGCACGCCAACTACATGGTCAATGCGGGCGGGGGGCGTGCGGAGGACGTCCTGCGCCTGGTGGGCCGGGTCCGGGAGAGGGTGAGATCGCAGTTCGGCGTCGAACTGGAGCTGGAGGTCAAGTTGGTGGGCGACTTCGGAGACTAGCATGCGACGCAGCGCAAGCGCTTTCGATCCGTCCGACGCCCGCCGCGACGCCCGACTGTCCGCGCTGCGTGCCCCGCGGACGTTCCGCACGCTGCGGTTTGCCGTCGCGATGTGTTTTGTAGCGGCGGTGTTTTCGTTGCCGGCCTCCGGTGCCTTCACGCTGCGGGAGGTCACGGTGGCCGGCAACCGGACGCTGTCCGAGGCCGAGGTGATCCGGCGCAGCGGGCTGCGGCCCGGCCGGCCTCTGCGGGCTGCGGACGCAGAGCGGGCGGCCGCGGCGGTGCGGTCGATCCCGCAGGTCCGCAGTGCCGCGGTCCACATCGCCTGGCCGCACCGCGCGGTCGTCACGGTCACGGAGAGGTCACCCCTGCTTGCCCTGAGCGGGTCGGGGGGCGTGCTGGTGCTGGACGAAGGCGGCGTGCCGTTCCGACGGCAGGCCCACCCGGACGGACTGGTGCCGTTGACGGTTGGCCTGCCGCTTCCGTGGGTCCGGCTCGGTGAGCCCGTGCCTCATCGCGGCGTCCGGGAGGTGGCCGCCGCGTTCGCTTCCCTCGATGCCGCACAGCGTTCGCGGATCTCGTCGATGCAGATCGACGTGCACGGCGACCTGGTCGTTCAGACGGCATCGGGGGTCACCTTGCGGGTGGGCGAACCCGCCGAGCTGGGCGGCAGGATGCGGTTGGCCGAGGAGATCCTTCGCGCGCTGGCCGACCGCGGGATCGTGGCCCGCGAACTGGACCTGCGGTTCGGCGAGAAGGTGGTGGTCCGACCGGAACCGTAACGGCCAGAGGGCACGGCTCAGCTGCCCGTGCCCCCAGACGTACTCAAGCAGGAGTCGCCGCGGTGCCGTGGAATAGTTCGTGGAAGCAAATGCCCATTTCGTTGCACGAACCTCTCGATCCGGGAGGCGGTCTCCTGCAGGTGTGAGCCGACCGGCTCGGTGACCGGCACCGCCGGGACCGGGGGGTCGTCCCGTGCAGGGCGCGGGTGTAGCCGGGAGGACGCGCTTTGACCAAACGGAACGCCCTGGT includes:
- the murG gene encoding undecaprenyldiphospho-muramoylpentapeptide beta-N-acetylglucosaminyltransferase translates to MIRPQARPRARAGPLRVVLAGGGTGGHIYPLVAVAEAATGAAEFLFVGGGAMEAHLVPPTGIRFEAVPVGAVVGRRPDRAAASLLRTAVGVWKAIGLLRRFGAQVVVSTGGYAGYPTARAAGYAGVPLVLIEPNAVPGLANRALGRRAQRVCVAFAHTASAFPDNALWTGAPVRASLRSGDAQRARQFYGLEAGRRTVLVIGGSQGAASVNRATRRAVEILWERGDLQILHQTGTARAGLAEQSAAPLQVSERRPASSDRGLLYRQVEYLDPIADAYALADLVVARAGAVTCAELTALGLAAVLVPLPHSAGHQVHNARALEDAGAAVVLPDPQLTGERLAGVISELLADDGRLARMREASRASGRPDAAFRIWDAIRAVAQRGNSGG
- the murC gene encoding UDP-N-acetylmuramate--L-alanine ligase, producing MEADLTRSAKTPTAAAGHLHFVGMGGAGMCALAEVLLRRGRAVSGCDVRDSGVLQRLRDLGARVWVGHDRDHLEGCAGVIASRAVSPDTAEIAAAREAGLPVWHRAQMLAEILAGERLSVGVVGTHGKTTTAALLSAALTGAGHDPTALVGAEVREFGSHARVGSGPAVAEVDESDGSLVFVRVHSTILTSLDLTDHADHYGDVGALLSTFRRFLAGLDPGGFALLCADHPNVLRLREAVPCRAMTYGLDRGEFSARVIERTGVRSRFAFLAGGRELGEVRLRLPGRHNITNAVAALAAGLHIGAGFAPMAQALGCFRGVRRRFDVHCEAPLVVDDYAHNPVKVRSFLRGLREGWPEARIVAVFQPHRYSRTRTTHAQYARAFDDADELIVTEIYPADEAPLPGVSGRLIVDAVAPHRPVRWIPEIEDVPAAILPTLRPGDVVATMGAGDIWKVAEWIASGLRSRG
- the murB gene encoding UDP-N-acetylmuramate dehydrogenase, whose translation is MAEASVRALREACRDVRLGEVLARHVSFRIGGPADVLVVPRSLDELRTVLRVLYATQEPFVVLGRGSNVLVSDRGVRGVVVKVGHGVDRVRWDGVRVVAEAGTGLPRLALRAADRGLAGLEFAAGIPASVGGAAAMNAGAHGHSMEEVIRSVRVFGPNGERTWTSAEMEFAYRTSRLQRDRAVALEVELELRPDDAASVRSRMEAWLRQRAATQPIGPPSSGCIFRNPPGDAAGRLIDLAGAKGMASGGVRVSEVHANYMVNAGGGRAEDVLRLVGRVRERVRSQFGVELELEVKLVGDFGD
- a CDS encoding FtsQ-type POTRA domain-containing protein, whose amino-acid sequence is MRRSASAFDPSDARRDARLSALRAPRTFRTLRFAVAMCFVAAVFSLPASGAFTLREVTVAGNRTLSEAEVIRRSGLRPGRPLRAADAERAAAAVRSIPQVRSAAVHIAWPHRAVVTVTERSPLLALSGSGGVLVLDEGGVPFRRQAHPDGLVPLTVGLPLPWVRLGEPVPHRGVREVAAAFASLDAAQRSRISSMQIDVHGDLVVQTASGVTLRVGEPAELGGRMRLAEEILRALADRGIVARELDLRFGEKVVVRPEP